A stretch of DNA from Fusobacterium perfoetens:
TTGAAAGAAGGTATAAAGAACATTGTGAAGGAAAAGGGGCAAAGTATACAAAAGTGAGAAAACCTAAAGAAATTTGTGCTTGTTTTAAAGTAAAAAATAGAAGTGAAGCTGGAAAATTAGAATATTTTATAAAAAATTTAACAAAAAAAGAAAAAGAAAATTTAATTTCAGGAGAAAAAATAAAAAAATTTTTCTAAAATATGCAGAAGAACATTTAAAATTTAAAATAATTTTATAAATTTTTACATATGAAAACCATTGAAATTATTAGAAAAAAAAGATTGTAAAAAATTTTTTTATAAATTTTTATTTTTTTTGTTGACAGAAAATAATATATATGGTATTATTACTCTTGTCTTAAGAAAACAGGTTT
This window harbors:
- a CDS encoding GIY-YIG nuclease family protein, with amino-acid sequence MNGSCDKIWFVYMIRCFDNSIYTGITTDVERRYKEHCEGKGAKYTKVRKPKEICACFKVKNRSEAGKLEYFIKNLTKKEKENLISGEKIKKFF